A single region of the Streptomyces sp. NBC_00425 genome encodes:
- a CDS encoding CocE/NonD family hydrolase — protein MDLRLPGLRGPRRPRRLLAAAAAVVVLAGAGTWTAVASDDDTPAVRHADRVMAVDGVRLDTSYFTAGGSGRRPAVLLAHGFGGSKDDVRQQAEQLARDGYAVLTWSARGFGESTGRIGLNDPKGEVADVSRLIDWLAKQPEVQLDKPGDPRVGVAGASYGGAISLLAAGHDDRVDAIAPAITYWNLADALFPDGVFKKLWAGVFFNTGGGSARFEPALAAMYERVAESGVPDAAARALLEERSPSAVADRIKVPTLLLQGQTDSLFTLAQSDAAEKAIRKNGAPVDVDWISGGHDGGDMEASRVQARVASWFDRYLKDDRSADTGPAFRVTRTGGIDSTDGAAQLRGAGADAYPGLSHDDRAFALTGRREEQTFVNPPGATPPAVSALPGLGGGGLSQLSALGVGVSLDFPGQYAAFDSAPLADDLRVTGSPTVTVHVKSTTGTAVLFAKVYDVGGSGSQVLPSQLVAPVRVDGAAAGKDVTITLPAIDHKVEEGHRLRLVLASTDLGYASPTTPATYTVSMKGDLSVPTAPAVTTAAAPLPSWVWWLPLTGAALALALLLTARRRTAAPAPDPALAEVPLRITDLSKKYANGDRYSVRELSFQVEKGQVLGLLGPNGAGKTTTLRMLMGLITPDGGEIRVFGHAIRPGAPVLSRVGSFVEGAGFLPHLTGRENLELYWRATGRPAEDSHLDEALEIAGLGDALARAVRTYSQGMRQRLAIAQAMLGLPDLLILDEPTNGLDPPQIREMREVMIRYAAAGRTVIVSSHLLAEVEQSCTHLVVMDRGRLVQAGPVAEIVGSGDTILVGTAVPVDEPVVEKIAALPGVASALPADDGLLIRLDADGTARRLIAELVRLDVPVTSVGPHRRLEDAFLTLIGGSA, from the coding sequence ATGGATCTTCGACTGCCCGGTCTGCGAGGACCACGGCGGCCGCGACGGCTCCTCGCCGCCGCGGCCGCCGTGGTCGTACTCGCCGGTGCCGGTACCTGGACGGCCGTCGCCTCCGACGACGACACGCCCGCGGTGCGCCACGCCGACCGGGTCATGGCGGTGGACGGCGTACGCCTGGACACCTCCTACTTCACCGCCGGCGGCTCCGGCCGCCGCCCCGCCGTCCTCCTCGCGCACGGCTTCGGCGGCAGCAAGGACGACGTCCGGCAGCAGGCCGAGCAGCTCGCCCGCGACGGCTACGCCGTGCTCACCTGGTCCGCACGCGGCTTCGGCGAGTCCACCGGCCGGATCGGGCTCAACGACCCGAAGGGCGAGGTCGCCGACGTCTCCCGGCTGATCGACTGGCTCGCGAAGCAGCCCGAGGTCCAGCTCGACAAGCCCGGCGACCCGCGCGTGGGCGTGGCCGGCGCCTCCTACGGCGGTGCGATCTCCCTGCTCGCCGCCGGACACGACGACCGGGTCGACGCCATCGCCCCCGCGATCACCTACTGGAACCTCGCGGACGCCCTGTTCCCCGACGGCGTGTTCAAGAAGCTGTGGGCCGGCGTCTTCTTCAACACCGGCGGCGGCTCCGCCCGCTTCGAACCCGCGCTGGCCGCGATGTACGAGCGCGTCGCCGAGTCCGGCGTCCCGGACGCCGCCGCCCGCGCCCTGCTCGAGGAGCGCTCGCCGTCCGCCGTCGCCGACCGCATCAAGGTCCCCACCCTCCTCCTCCAGGGCCAGACCGACTCCCTCTTCACCCTCGCCCAGTCCGACGCCGCCGAGAAGGCGATCCGCAAGAACGGCGCGCCCGTCGACGTCGACTGGATCTCCGGCGGCCACGACGGCGGCGACATGGAAGCCTCGCGCGTCCAGGCCCGCGTCGCCTCCTGGTTCGACCGCTACCTCAAGGACGACAGGTCCGCCGACACCGGCCCGGCCTTCCGCGTCACCCGCACCGGAGGCATCGACTCCACCGACGGCGCAGCCCAGCTCCGGGGCGCCGGCGCGGACGCCTACCCCGGTCTGAGCCACGACGACCGCGCGTTCGCGCTCACCGGCCGCCGCGAGGAGCAGACCTTCGTCAACCCGCCCGGCGCCACCCCACCCGCCGTGTCCGCCCTGCCCGGCCTCGGCGGCGGCGGCCTCTCCCAGCTCTCCGCCCTCGGCGTCGGCGTCTCCCTCGACTTCCCCGGCCAGTACGCCGCCTTCGACTCCGCGCCGCTCGCCGACGACCTGCGGGTCACCGGCTCGCCGACGGTCACCGTCCATGTGAAGTCGACGACCGGCACCGCCGTCCTCTTCGCCAAGGTCTACGACGTCGGCGGCAGCGGCAGCCAGGTGCTGCCCTCCCAACTCGTCGCCCCGGTCCGCGTCGACGGCGCCGCGGCCGGCAAGGACGTCACGATCACCCTCCCGGCGATCGACCACAAGGTCGAGGAAGGGCACCGGCTGCGCCTGGTCCTCGCCTCCACCGACCTCGGCTACGCCTCCCCGACGACCCCGGCGACGTACACCGTGTCGATGAAGGGCGACCTGTCGGTCCCCACCGCCCCGGCCGTGACGACCGCCGCCGCACCGCTCCCGTCCTGGGTCTGGTGGCTCCCCCTCACCGGCGCGGCGCTCGCGCTCGCCCTGCTGCTGACGGCCCGCCGCCGCACCGCCGCACCCGCCCCCGACCCGGCGCTCGCCGAGGTCCCGCTGCGGATCACCGACCTGAGCAAGAAGTACGCGAACGGCGACCGCTACAGCGTCCGTGAACTGTCCTTCCAGGTCGAGAAGGGCCAGGTCCTCGGACTGCTCGGCCCAAACGGCGCCGGCAAGACGACGACCCTGCGCATGCTGATGGGCCTGATCACGCCCGACGGCGGCGAGATCCGCGTCTTCGGCCACGCCATCCGCCCGGGCGCCCCCGTGCTCTCCCGCGTCGGCTCCTTCGTCGAGGGCGCCGGCTTCCTGCCGCACCTCACCGGCCGGGAGAACCTCGAGCTGTACTGGCGGGCCACCGGCCGCCCGGCCGAGGACTCCCACCTCGACGAGGCCCTGGAGATCGCCGGCCTCGGCGACGCGCTCGCCCGCGCGGTGCGCACCTACTCCCAGGGCATGCGCCAGCGCCTCGCCATCGCCCAGGCCATGCTGGGCCTGCCGGACCTGCTCATCCTCGACGAGCCGACCAACGGCCTCGACCCGCCGCAGATCCGCGAGATGCGCGAGGTGATGATCCGCTACGCGGCGGCCGGCCGCACGGTGATCGTCTCCAGCCACCTCCTGGCGGAGGTCGAGCAGTCCTGCACCCACCTCGTGGTCATGGACCGCGGCCGGCTCGTGCAGGCAGGCCCGGTCGCCGAGATCGTCGGCTCCGGCGACACAATCCTCGTCGGCACCGCCGTCCCCGTTGACGAGCCGGTCGTCGAGAAGATCGCCGCGCTGCCCGGCGTGGCCTCCGCGCTCCCCGCCGACGACGGCCTGCTGATCCGGCTGGACGCCGACGGCACCGCCCGGCGCCTGATCGCCGAGCTCGTCCGGCTCGACGTGCCGGTGACCTCGGTCGGCCCGCACCGCCGCCTGGAGGACGCCTTCCTCACCCTGATCGGAGGTTCCGCATGA
- a CDS encoding FAD-dependent oxidoreductase, with protein MYDLLVVGAGPYGLSIASHAADAGLSLRVFGRPMASWRDNMPGGMFLKSEPWASNLSDPAARWRLDAYCATQGVTAGHGQPIPVETFAEYGLWFARNAVPEVDERTVVRIASLPGGFEAVTEDGETVQARTVALAVGVMPFVEIPAALRGLPSSLVSHSSHHGDLDRFRGRDVTVIGGGQAALETAALLAEQGTRVRVLARADRLQWNDVPPPWERPWWRSARSPHSGLGCGWRNWFYAERPGLYRRLPEPTRARIAATALGPAGAWWVRDRVEGAVEVCLDHEVTAARAADGGVRLEVTGADPFETEHVIAATGFRATRERLGLLSGPLRDALATVADGSPEVGRDFESSCPGLFMAGLVTAAGFGPAMRFVHGATYTAGTLVRGVRRRLHTGLPGGAIPAPGRRGATETVRR; from the coding sequence ATGTACGACCTGCTGGTGGTGGGAGCCGGCCCGTACGGCCTGTCCATCGCGTCGCACGCCGCGGACGCCGGGCTGAGCCTGCGCGTCTTCGGCCGGCCGATGGCCTCCTGGCGCGACAACATGCCGGGCGGGATGTTCCTCAAGTCCGAGCCGTGGGCGTCCAACCTGTCCGATCCGGCCGCCCGCTGGCGGCTCGACGCGTACTGCGCGACCCAGGGCGTGACGGCCGGGCACGGACAGCCGATCCCCGTGGAGACGTTCGCCGAGTACGGCCTGTGGTTCGCCCGCAACGCCGTCCCCGAGGTGGACGAGCGCACGGTGGTCCGCATCGCGTCCCTGCCCGGCGGCTTCGAGGCGGTCACCGAGGACGGCGAGACCGTGCAGGCCCGCACGGTCGCCCTCGCGGTCGGCGTGATGCCGTTCGTGGAGATCCCCGCGGCCCTGCGCGGCCTGCCCTCCTCACTCGTCTCGCACAGCAGCCACCACGGCGACCTCGACCGCTTCCGTGGCCGGGACGTCACCGTGATCGGCGGCGGGCAGGCCGCCCTCGAGACGGCCGCCCTGCTCGCCGAACAGGGCACCCGGGTGCGCGTGCTGGCCCGTGCCGACCGGCTGCAGTGGAACGACGTGCCGCCGCCCTGGGAGCGCCCGTGGTGGCGGTCGGCCCGCTCCCCGCACAGCGGCCTCGGCTGCGGCTGGCGCAACTGGTTCTACGCCGAACGCCCGGGCCTCTACCGGCGGCTCCCGGAGCCGACCCGGGCGCGGATCGCGGCGACGGCGCTGGGACCGGCCGGCGCCTGGTGGGTGCGCGACCGGGTGGAGGGCGCCGTGGAGGTGTGCCTCGACCACGAGGTGACGGCGGCACGCGCGGCGGACGGCGGGGTGCGGCTGGAGGTGACGGGGGCGGACCCCTTCGAGACCGAGCACGTGATCGCGGCCACCGGTTTCCGGGCGACCCGCGAGCGGCTCGGGCTCCTCTCCGGCCCGCTGCGCGACGCACTGGCCACGGTGGCCGACGGCTCCCCCGAGGTGGGCCGGGACTTCGAGTCGTCCTGCCCCGGACTGTTCATGGCCGGCCTGGTGACGGCCGCCGGGTTCGGGCCGGCGATGCGCTTCGTGCACGGCGCGACCTACACGGCGGGGACCCTGGTCCGGGGCGTCCGGCGCCGGCTGCACACCGGGCTGCCGGGCGGGGCGATCCCGGCGCCCGGACGGCGCGGGGCCACGGAGACCGTACGGCGCTGA
- a CDS encoding ABC transporter permease — MSTLTEVASGYQPGRTLPLRVELVRQLKRRRTLIMGGILAALPFVLLIAFAIGGEPGGRNDQVTLMDTATASGANFAAVNLFVSAGFLLVIPVALFCGDTVASEAGWSSLRYLLAAPVPRARLLWSKLVVGLGLSLAAMVLLPVVALAVGSAAYGWGPLELPTGGALDPGTAAQRLVVVVGYVFVSQLVTAGLAFWLSTKTDAPLGAVGGAVGLTIVGNVLDAVTALGDWRDFLPAHWQFAWADAVQPTPEWSGMIQGTAVSVTYALVLFALAFRGFARKDVVS; from the coding sequence ATGAGCACGCTCACCGAGGTCGCCTCCGGCTACCAGCCCGGCCGGACCCTGCCGCTGCGCGTCGAGCTGGTCCGCCAGCTCAAGCGCCGCCGCACGCTGATCATGGGCGGCATCCTCGCCGCCCTGCCGTTCGTCCTGCTCATCGCCTTCGCCATCGGCGGCGAGCCCGGCGGCCGCAACGACCAGGTGACCCTGATGGACACGGCGACCGCCTCGGGCGCCAACTTCGCCGCGGTCAACCTGTTCGTGTCGGCGGGCTTCCTGCTCGTCATCCCGGTCGCCCTGTTCTGCGGGGACACCGTCGCCTCGGAGGCCGGCTGGTCCTCCCTGCGCTACCTCCTCGCCGCCCCCGTGCCCCGCGCCCGGCTGCTGTGGTCCAAGCTCGTCGTCGGCCTCGGCCTCAGCCTGGCCGCGATGGTCCTGCTGCCGGTCGTCGCCCTCGCGGTCGGCAGCGCGGCCTACGGCTGGGGCCCGCTGGAGCTGCCCACCGGCGGCGCGCTCGACCCGGGCACCGCCGCCCAGCGGCTGGTGGTCGTCGTCGGGTACGTCTTCGTCTCCCAACTGGTCACCGCGGGGCTTGCGTTCTGGCTCTCCACGAAGACGGACGCCCCCCTCGGCGCGGTCGGCGGCGCGGTCGGCCTGACCATCGTCGGCAACGTCCTGGACGCCGTCACCGCCCTCGGCGACTGGCGCGACTTCCTGCCGGCGCACTGGCAGTTCGCCTGGGCCGACGCCGTCCAGCCCACCCCCGAGTGGTCCGGCATGATCCAGGGCACCGCCGTCTCCGTGACCTACGCCCTGGTGCTGTTCGCCCTGGCCTTCCGCGGTTTCGCCCGCAAGGACGTCGTCTCCTAG
- a CDS encoding rodlin has product MKKLWASAALAASVAGLAAVSAPQALAIGDDSGTTSASGNGASSEFGNSATFGDMSPQLSLVQGSLNKPCIGLPAKLGLQGLVGAVPINVQDINVLSSPQNQQCVENSTQAKGDEPLSHILDDISVLAGNGAANG; this is encoded by the coding sequence ATGAAGAAGCTGTGGGCATCCGCGGCCCTCGCCGCCTCGGTCGCCGGTCTCGCGGCCGTGAGCGCCCCGCAGGCCCTGGCCATCGGTGACGACAGCGGCACCACTTCCGCCAGCGGCAACGGCGCCTCGTCGGAGTTCGGCAACTCGGCCACCTTCGGCGACATGAGCCCGCAGCTCTCGCTGGTGCAGGGCTCGCTGAACAAGCCCTGCATCGGCCTGCCCGCCAAGCTCGGGCTGCAGGGCCTCGTCGGCGCCGTCCCGATCAACGTCCAGGACATCAACGTCCTGTCCTCCCCGCAGAACCAGCAGTGCGTGGAGAACAGCACCCAGGCCAAGGGCGACGAGCCGCTGTCGCACATCCTGGACGACATCTCCGTGCTCGCCGGCAACGGCGCGGCCAACGGCTGA
- a CDS encoding rodlin, whose protein sequence is MLKKAMAAAAVAASVIGASAAVAPQAFAIGDDAGTTSASGNGAREAFGNSVTKGDMSPQATLVQSSLNKLCVGLPLKVGVQSVLGAVPIDVQDVNVLSSPQDQQCAENSTQAKGDEPLSHILDDISALSGNGVANH, encoded by the coding sequence ATGCTGAAGAAGGCAATGGCCGCGGCTGCGGTCGCCGCTTCCGTCATCGGAGCGTCGGCGGCTGTCGCCCCCCAGGCGTTCGCCATCGGGGACGACGCGGGCACGACCTCCGCCAGCGGCAACGGCGCGCGCGAGGCGTTCGGCAACTCGGTGACCAAGGGCGACATGAGCCCGCAGGCCACTCTGGTCCAGAGCTCGCTGAACAAGCTGTGCGTCGGCCTGCCGCTCAAGGTGGGCGTGCAGAGTGTCCTGGGCGCCGTCCCGATCGACGTTCAGGACGTCAACGTCCTGTCCTCGCCGCAGGACCAGCAGTGCGCCGAGAACAGCACCCAGGCCAAGGGCGACGAGCCGCTGTCGCACATCCTGGACGACATCTCCGCCCTGTCGGGCAACGGCGTGGCCAACCACTGA
- a CDS encoding vWA domain-containing protein, with protein sequence MNNHRAPALFAFMAAAALLLTGCGGGQDSTGGKAADGAARNSDAFPAPSAPRAGEERDEGDEGRSDRLSTFALDVDTASYGYARRTLAEGRRPEPATVRPEEFVNSFRQDYERPDGNGFSVTVDGARTGDDDWSLVRVGLATRTAAQQGERPPAALTFVIDVSGSMGEPGRLDLAKSSLGTMTDRLRDDDSVALVTFSGEAETVLPMTRLGGHRGRVHDAVDGLEPTDSTNLGAGVETGYATAVEGLRKGATNRVVLISDALANTGDTDADAILERIDTARREHGVTLFGVGVGSDYGDALMERLADKGDGHTVYVSDETDARKVFCDDLPRNVDLTARDAKAQVAFDPDTVAGFRLVGYDDRRVADDDFRDDRVDGGEVGPGHTVTALYAVRVKPGASGRLATATVRWLDPETRTPHETSGRLETGALHDDLARASDRFRVTATAAYFADALRRPETPLPDAPDLTELQETARTLAKKTEDADVTALADAIADANRLDL encoded by the coding sequence ATGAACAACCATCGGGCACCGGCGCTGTTCGCCTTCATGGCGGCAGCCGCACTGCTGCTGACCGGCTGCGGCGGGGGCCAGGACTCCACCGGCGGCAAGGCCGCTGACGGAGCGGCCCGCAACAGCGACGCCTTCCCCGCGCCGAGCGCACCGCGCGCCGGCGAGGAGCGCGACGAGGGTGACGAGGGGCGCTCCGACCGCCTCTCCACCTTCGCCCTCGACGTGGACACCGCCTCCTACGGCTACGCCCGCCGCACCCTCGCCGAGGGCCGCCGCCCGGAGCCCGCCACCGTCCGCCCCGAGGAGTTCGTCAACAGCTTCCGCCAGGACTACGAACGCCCGGACGGCAACGGCTTCTCGGTCACCGTCGACGGCGCCCGCACCGGCGACGACGACTGGTCCCTGGTCCGCGTGGGCCTCGCCACCCGCACGGCCGCGCAACAGGGCGAGCGTCCGCCCGCCGCCCTCACCTTCGTCATCGACGTCTCAGGCTCGATGGGCGAACCCGGCCGTCTGGACCTCGCCAAGTCCTCCCTCGGCACGATGACCGACCGCCTGCGCGACGACGACTCCGTCGCCCTCGTCACCTTCAGCGGCGAGGCCGAGACCGTCCTGCCGATGACCCGCCTCGGCGGCCACCGCGGCCGTGTCCACGACGCCGTCGACGGCCTGGAACCCACCGACTCCACCAACCTCGGCGCCGGCGTCGAGACCGGTTACGCCACCGCCGTGGAGGGACTGCGCAAGGGCGCCACCAACCGGGTCGTCCTGATCTCGGACGCCCTCGCCAACACCGGCGACACCGACGCCGACGCGATCCTCGAGCGCATCGACACCGCCCGCCGCGAACACGGCGTCACCCTCTTCGGCGTCGGCGTCGGCAGCGACTACGGCGACGCCCTGATGGAACGCCTCGCCGACAAGGGCGACGGCCACACCGTCTACGTCTCGGACGAGACCGACGCCCGCAAGGTCTTCTGCGACGACCTCCCGCGCAACGTCGACCTGACCGCCCGCGACGCCAAGGCGCAGGTCGCCTTCGACCCCGACACCGTCGCCGGGTTCCGCCTCGTCGGCTACGACGACCGCCGGGTCGCCGACGACGACTTCCGCGACGACCGCGTCGACGGCGGAGAGGTCGGCCCCGGCCACACCGTCACCGCCCTCTACGCCGTGCGCGTCAAGCCCGGCGCCTCCGGACGCCTCGCCACGGCCACCGTCCGCTGGCTCGACCCCGAGACCCGCACCCCGCACGAGACCTCCGGCCGGCTGGAGACCGGCGCCCTGCACGACGACCTCGCCCGCGCCTCCGACCGCTTCCGGGTCACGGCGACGGCCGCCTACTTCGCCGACGCCCTGCGCCGCCCGGAGACCCCGCTCCCGGACGCCCCCGACCTGACCGAACTGCAGGAAACAGCCCGCACGTTGGCGAAGAAGACCGAGGACGCGGACGTCACCGCCCTGGCCGACGCGATCGCCGACGCGAACCGCCTGGACCTGTAG
- a CDS encoding chaplin family protein, protein MRQTLSRGVVAAAAATSILSLCGGGYALADANAEGAANGSPGALSGNHVEAPLHVPLTVCGNSADVVAALNPAFGNACAEQAVARDKRAHGTPKGHDDPHGGDSGYGRSDDEEPGYGDSGYGDSDDEEPGYGDSGYGDSGYGDSDDEESGYGDSGYGDSGYGDSGYGDSGQAGHGHGDDCGYGDTCGGGGHTPPGGGHGHGTPPGGGHSTPPGGGHSTPPGGGHSSPPGGGHSTPPGGGHSTPPGGGHSTPPGGGHSSPPGGGHSTPPGGGHSTPPGGGHSTPPGGGHSSPPGGGHSTPPGGGHSTPPGGGHSTPPGGGHSSPPGGGHSTPPGGGHSTPPGGGHSTPPPHGGHSTPPPHGGHSTPPPGGGHSTPPGGEHTAPPHNGGGGGHTPPELPHTGSDNAALLAASGVSAALIAGGAVLYRRGRAASRR, encoded by the coding sequence TTGCGACAGACCCTGAGCAGGGGAGTGGTCGCGGCCGCCGCCGCGACGAGCATTCTGTCCCTGTGCGGGGGCGGCTACGCCCTCGCCGACGCGAACGCCGAGGGAGCGGCCAACGGTTCACCAGGAGCCCTCTCGGGCAACCACGTCGAGGCCCCGCTGCACGTCCCGCTGACCGTCTGCGGCAACTCGGCCGACGTCGTCGCCGCGCTCAACCCCGCGTTCGGCAACGCCTGCGCCGAGCAGGCCGTCGCCCGCGACAAGCGTGCACACGGGACACCGAAGGGCCACGACGACCCGCACGGCGGGGATTCCGGCTACGGCCGGTCCGACGACGAGGAACCCGGCTACGGGGACTCCGGCTACGGCGACTCCGACGACGAGGAGCCCGGCTACGGCGACTCGGGCTACGGAGACTCGGGCTACGGCGACTCCGACGACGAGGAGTCCGGCTACGGCGACTCCGGCTACGGCGACTCGGGCTACGGCGACTCGGGCTACGGCGACTCCGGTCAGGCCGGCCATGGGCACGGAGACGACTGCGGCTACGGCGACACCTGCGGCGGCGGAGGCCACACGCCTCCGGGCGGCGGTCACGGCCACGGCACGCCGCCCGGCGGGGGCCACTCGACGCCTCCCGGCGGCGGTCACTCCACCCCGCCCGGCGGAGGTCACAGCTCTCCTCCCGGCGGGGGCCACTCCACGCCGCCCGGCGGAGGTCACTCGACGCCTCCCGGCGGCGGTCACTCCACGCCGCCCGGTGGAGGCCATAGCTCTCCTCCCGGCGGGGGCCACTCCACGCCGCCCGGCGGAGGTCACTCGACGCCTCCCGGCGGCGGTCACTCCACGCCGCCCGGTGGAGGTCACAGCTCTCCTCCCGGCGGGGGCCACTCCACGCCGCCCGGCGGAGGTCACTCGACGCCTCCCGGCGGCGGTCACTCCACGCCGCCCGGTGGAGGTCACAGCTCTCCTCCCGGCGGGGGCCACTCCACGCCTCCGGGCGGCGGTCACTCGACGCCGCCCGGCGGAGGTCACAGCACCCCGCCTCCGCACGGCGGCCACTCGACACCGCCTCCGCACGGGGGTCACAGCACGCCTCCGCCCGGAGGCGGGCACAGCACGCCGCCCGGTGGCGAGCACACCGCGCCCCCGCACAACGGCGGTGGCGGCGGGCACACCCCGCCCGAGCTGCCGCACACCGGCAGTGACAACGCGGCGTTGCTGGCCGCCTCCGGCGTCAGCGCGGCGCTGATCGCGGGCGGCGCCGTTCTGTACCGGCGAGGCAGGGCCGCCTCCCGGCGCTGA
- a CDS encoding chaplin: MKKSAAVVAGLILALGGAAPAFADAGANGAAIGSPGVLSGNVVQIPIHIPINVCGNSINVIAALNPTGGNVCIND; this comes from the coding sequence ATGAAGAAGAGCGCTGCTGTTGTTGCGGGTCTGATCCTGGCCCTGGGCGGGGCCGCCCCCGCCTTCGCCGACGCCGGTGCCAACGGCGCGGCCATCGGCTCCCCGGGCGTCCTGTCCGGCAATGTCGTCCAGATTCCGATCCACATTCCGATCAACGTGTGCGGAAACTCCATCAACGTCATCGCCGCGCTGAACCCGACCGGCGGCAACGTCTGCATCAACGACTGA
- a CDS encoding LCP family protein, with product MTTKRNSLPRRLAIPSIVLAATGALLGSSALPSREHAPRAMNVLLMGTDERDTISADEKHEFHAGGQACGCTDVLMLVHLSARRDRVSVIGLPRDSWAHIPQYRGPDGKQRKAHPAKLNAAYQEGGAELTVKTVESMTGLSVDRFVQVDFRRFMDSVDEVGGVEVCTPRRLKDFATGMDLKPGKHRLGGGQSLQYVRSRHVDTSADLGRIQRQQRFLFQSLLEVQARRLLDDPRRTLHLMGTLLGGGQQGFSLNELAQEAAALRRLPDAATEFTTVPIGGSAPASLGIGSALAWDDRKADALFTKVHRDQPLVAEGRNPRPKDPPTVLGSTVAVRGSAYACR from the coding sequence GTGACGACGAAGAGAAACTCTCTGCCACGTCGGCTGGCGATTCCCTCAATCGTCCTGGCCGCCACCGGCGCGCTGCTCGGCAGTTCCGCGCTCCCCTCCCGGGAGCACGCCCCGCGCGCGATGAACGTTCTGCTGATGGGCACCGACGAACGGGACACCATCTCCGCCGACGAGAAGCACGAGTTCCACGCCGGTGGCCAGGCCTGCGGCTGCACGGACGTCCTGATGCTCGTTCATCTCTCGGCGCGGCGGGACCGCGTCAGCGTGATCGGTCTGCCGCGTGACTCCTGGGCGCACATCCCGCAGTACCGCGGCCCGGACGGCAAGCAGCGCAAGGCGCATCCGGCGAAGCTCAACGCGGCGTACCAGGAGGGCGGCGCGGAGCTCACCGTCAAGACGGTCGAGTCCATGACCGGGCTGAGCGTCGACCGGTTCGTCCAGGTGGACTTCCGGCGCTTCATGGACTCCGTGGACGAGGTCGGCGGTGTCGAGGTGTGCACGCCGCGACGGCTGAAGGACTTCGCGACCGGCATGGACCTCAAGCCGGGCAAGCACCGGCTCGGCGGCGGGCAGTCACTGCAGTACGTGCGCTCGCGGCACGTCGACACCAGCGCCGATCTCGGCCGCATCCAGCGTCAGCAGCGCTTCCTCTTCCAGTCGTTGCTCGAGGTGCAGGCGCGCAGACTGCTGGACGACCCGCGGCGCACCCTGCACCTGATGGGCACCCTCCTCGGCGGCGGTCAGCAGGGATTCTCGCTGAACGAGCTCGCCCAGGAGGCGGCCGCGCTGCGCAGGCTGCCGGACGCGGCGACGGAGTTCACGACCGTGCCGATCGGCGGGTCGGCGCCGGCCTCGCTGGGCATCGGTTCGGCGCTGGCCTGGGACGACCGTAAGGCGGACGCACTCTTCACGAAGGTGCACAGGGACCAGCCGCTGGTCGCCGAGGGCAGGAACCCCCGGCCGAAGGATCCGCCGACCGTTCTCGGCAGCACGGTGGCGGTGCGCGGGAGCGCGTACGCGTGCAGGTGA
- a CDS encoding rodlin — protein MIKKVLAAAAVAASVAGVSAAAAAPALAIGNDSGTTSASGNGASQSFGNSATFGNMSPQMALIQGSFNKPCIGLPAKIGAQGLLGAVPINVQDVNVLSSPQNQQCVENSTQAKGDEPLSHILDDISVLAGNGAANH, from the coding sequence GTGATCAAGAAGGTACTGGCCGCCGCTGCGGTCGCCGCCTCCGTCGCCGGCGTCTCCGCCGCCGCGGCAGCCCCGGCGCTCGCCATCGGCAACGACAGCGGCACCACCTCCGCCAGCGGCAACGGTGCGAGCCAGTCGTTCGGCAACTCGGCCACCTTCGGCAACATGAGCCCCCAGATGGCGCTCATCCAGGGCTCGTTCAACAAGCCGTGCATCGGCCTGCCCGCCAAGATCGGGGCGCAGGGCCTCCTCGGCGCCGTCCCGATCAACGTTCAGGACGTCAACGTCCTGTCCTCCCCGCAGAACCAGCAGTGTGTGGAGAACAGCACCCAGGCCAAGGGCGACGAGCCGCTGTCGCACATCCTGGACGACATCTCCGTGCTCGCCGGCAACGGCGCGGCCAACCACTGA